The following are encoded in a window of Chryseobacterium sp. genomic DNA:
- a CDS encoding malate dehydrogenase, which yields MKVTVVGAGAVGASCAEYIAMKNFASEVVLVDIKEGFAEGKAMDLMQTASLNGFDTKVSGTTGDYSKTAGSTVAVITSGIPRKPGMTREELIGINAGIVKEVTANLVKHSPEVIIIVVSNPMDTMTYLVHKTSGLPKNKIIGMGGALDSARFKYRLAEALDCPISDVDGMVIAAHSDTGMLPLMSKATRNGVPVSEFLDADKQAYVEEETKVGGATLTKLLGTSAWYAPGAAVSVLVQSILCDQKKMIPCSLMLDGEYGESDICLGVPAIIGKNGVEKIVDISLTEEEKEKFATAAKAVREVNGDLKF from the coding sequence ATGAAAGTAACCGTAGTAGGAGCAGGAGCAGTAGGCGCAAGTTGCGCGGAATATATTGCTATGAAAAATTTTGCTTCAGAAGTAGTTTTAGTAGACATTAAGGAAGGTTTTGCCGAAGGAAAGGCTATGGACCTTATGCAAACAGCCTCCCTCAATGGTTTTGATACCAAAGTAAGCGGAACTACAGGCGATTACAGCAAGACTGCCGGATCTACCGTAGCTGTGATCACTTCCGGAATCCCGAGAAAACCCGGAATGACAAGGGAAGAACTTATCGGTATCAATGCAGGTATCGTGAAAGAAGTTACCGCTAATCTTGTGAAGCATTCTCCGGAAGTTATTATCATTGTCGTTTCCAATCCTATGGATACAATGACTTATCTGGTGCATAAAACATCAGGTCTTCCAAAAAATAAAATCATCGGTATGGGTGGAGCTTTGGATTCCGCGCGTTTCAAATATAGATTGGCTGAGGCGCTTGATTGCCCCATCTCTGACGTAGACGGAATGGTAATCGCTGCTCACAGCGACACGGGAATGCTTCCGTTAATGAGCAAGGCAACAAGAAATGGTGTTCCTGTTTCTGAATTCCTGGATGCCGACAAGCAGGCTTATGTTGAAGAAGAAACCAAAGTAGGTGGCGCTACACTAACCAAACTCCTGGGAACATCTGCATGGTATGCACCGGGTGCTGCAGTTTCAGTACTTGTACAGTCAATCCTTTGCGACCAAAAAAAGATGATACCCTGTTCGCTGATGCTGGACGGCGAATATGGTGAGTCCGATATCTGCCTTGGCGTTCCTGCAATAATCGGAAAGAACGGTGTTGAAAAAATTGTTGACATCTCCTTAACTGAAGAGGAAAAAGAAAAATTCGCTACAGCTGCTAAAGCCGTAAGAGAAGTAAACGGGGATTTGAAATTCTAA